In a single window of the Leopardus geoffroyi isolate Oge1 chromosome D2, O.geoffroyi_Oge1_pat1.0, whole genome shotgun sequence genome:
- the CSGALNACT2 gene encoding chondroitin sulfate N-acetylgalactosaminyltransferase 2 isoform X8, whose product MPRRGLILQTRTHWLLLGLALLCSLVLFLYLLECAPQTDGNAPLPGVIGENYGKEYYQALLQEQEEHYQTRATSLKRQIAQLKQELQEMSEKMRSLQERKNVGANGIGYQGNKEQTPSDLLEFLHSQIDKAEVSIGAKLPSEYGVIPFESFTLMKVFQLEMGLTRHPEEKPVRKDKRDELVEVIEAGLEVINNPDEDDEQEEEDSPLGEKMIFNENDFIEGYYRTERDKGTQYELFFKKADLMEYRHVTLFRPFGPLMKVKSEMIDITRSIINIIVPLAERTEAFAQFMQNFRDVCIHQDKRIHLTVVYFGKEGLSKVKSILESVTRLASSTCE is encoded by the exons ATGCCTAGAAGAGGATTGATTCTTCAGACCCGGACCCACTGGCTGCTGTTGGGTCTTGCTTTACTCTGCagtttggtattatttttataccttCTGGAATGCGCCCCCCAGACTGATGGAAATGCACCTCTTCCTGGTGTTATTGGGGAAAACTATGGTAAAGAGTATTACCAGGCCCTCCTACAGGAGCAAGAAGAACATTATCAAACCAGGGCTACCAGTCTGAAACGCCAAATTGCCCAACTAAAACAAGAATTACAAGAAATGAGTGAGAAGATGAGATCAttgcaagagagaaagaatgtaggGGCTAATGGCATAGGCTATCAAGGCAACAAAGAACAAACACCTAGTGATCTTTTAGAGTTTCTTCATTCCCAAATTGACAAAGCTGAAGTTAGCATAGGAGCCAAATTACCTAGTGAGTATGGAGTCATTCCTTTTGAAAGTTTTACCTTAATGAAAGTATTCCAGTTGGAAATGGGTCTCACTCGCCATCCTGAGGAAAAGCCAGTTAGAAAAGACAAGCGAGATGAATTGGTAGAAGTTATTGAAGCTGGCTTAGAGGTTATTAATAATCCTGATGAAGATGATGAACAGGAAGAGGAGGACAGTCCCCTTGGagagaaaatgatatttaatgaaaatgactTCATAGAAG GTTATTATCGCACCGAGAGAGATAAGGGCACACAGTATGAACTCTTTTTTAAGAAAGCAGACCTTATGGAATATAGACATGTGACCCTCTTCCGCCCTTTTGGACCTCTCATGAAAGTGAAGAGCGAGATGATTGACATTACTAGATCAATTATTAATATCATTGTGCCACTTGCTGAAAGAACTGAAGCCTTTGCGCAGTTTATGCAGAACTTCAG GGATGTGTGTATTCATCAGGACAAGAGAATTCATCTCACAGTGGTGTATTTTGGTAAAGAAGGACTATCTAAAGTCAAGTCTATCCTAGAATCTGTCACAAG ATTGGCTTCTTCCACATGTGAG TGA
- the CSGALNACT2 gene encoding chondroitin sulfate N-acetylgalactosaminyltransferase 2 isoform X9 translates to MPRRGLILQTRTHWLLLGLALLCSLVLFLYLLECAPQTDGNAPLPGVIGENYGKEYYQALLQEQEEHYQTRATSLKRQIAQLKQELQEMSEKMRSLQERKNVGANGIGYQGNKEQTPSDLLEFLHSQIDKAEVSIGAKLPSEYGVIPFESFTLMKVFQLEMGLTRHPEEKPVRKDKRDELVEVIEAGLEVINNPDEDDEQEEEDSPLGEKMIFNENDFIEGYYRTERDKGTQYELFFKKADLMEYRHVTLFRPFGPLMKVKSEMIDITRSIINIIVPLAERTEAFAQFMQNFRDVCIHQDKRIHLTVVYFGKEGLSKVKSILESVTR, encoded by the exons ATGCCTAGAAGAGGATTGATTCTTCAGACCCGGACCCACTGGCTGCTGTTGGGTCTTGCTTTACTCTGCagtttggtattatttttataccttCTGGAATGCGCCCCCCAGACTGATGGAAATGCACCTCTTCCTGGTGTTATTGGGGAAAACTATGGTAAAGAGTATTACCAGGCCCTCCTACAGGAGCAAGAAGAACATTATCAAACCAGGGCTACCAGTCTGAAACGCCAAATTGCCCAACTAAAACAAGAATTACAAGAAATGAGTGAGAAGATGAGATCAttgcaagagagaaagaatgtaggGGCTAATGGCATAGGCTATCAAGGCAACAAAGAACAAACACCTAGTGATCTTTTAGAGTTTCTTCATTCCCAAATTGACAAAGCTGAAGTTAGCATAGGAGCCAAATTACCTAGTGAGTATGGAGTCATTCCTTTTGAAAGTTTTACCTTAATGAAAGTATTCCAGTTGGAAATGGGTCTCACTCGCCATCCTGAGGAAAAGCCAGTTAGAAAAGACAAGCGAGATGAATTGGTAGAAGTTATTGAAGCTGGCTTAGAGGTTATTAATAATCCTGATGAAGATGATGAACAGGAAGAGGAGGACAGTCCCCTTGGagagaaaatgatatttaatgaaaatgactTCATAGAAG GTTATTATCGCACCGAGAGAGATAAGGGCACACAGTATGAACTCTTTTTTAAGAAAGCAGACCTTATGGAATATAGACATGTGACCCTCTTCCGCCCTTTTGGACCTCTCATGAAAGTGAAGAGCGAGATGATTGACATTACTAGATCAATTATTAATATCATTGTGCCACTTGCTGAAAGAACTGAAGCCTTTGCGCAGTTTATGCAGAACTTCAG GGATGTGTGTATTCATCAGGACAAGAGAATTCATCTCACAGTGGTGTATTTTGGTAAAGAAGGACTATCTAAAGTCAAGTCTATCCTAGAATCTGTCACAAG gTAA
- the CSGALNACT2 gene encoding chondroitin sulfate N-acetylgalactosaminyltransferase 2 isoform X7: MPRRGLILQTRTHWLLLGLALLCSLVLFLYLLECAPQTDGNAPLPGVIGENYGKEYYQALLQEQEEHYQTRATSLKRQIAQLKQELQEMSEKMRSLQERKNVGANGIGYQGNKEQTPSDLLEFLHSQIDKAEVSIGAKLPSEYGVIPFESFTLMKVFQLEMGLTRHPEEKPVRKDKRDELVEVIEAGLEVINNPDEDDEQEEEDSPLGEKMIFNENDFIEGYYRTERDKGTQYELFFKKADLMEYRHVTLFRPFGPLMKVKSEMIDITRSIINIIVPLAERTEAFAQFMQNFRDVCIHQDKRIHLTVVYFGKEGLSKVKSILESVTSCGHSLRVQIWPAIPLEPFN; encoded by the exons ATGCCTAGAAGAGGATTGATTCTTCAGACCCGGACCCACTGGCTGCTGTTGGGTCTTGCTTTACTCTGCagtttggtattatttttataccttCTGGAATGCGCCCCCCAGACTGATGGAAATGCACCTCTTCCTGGTGTTATTGGGGAAAACTATGGTAAAGAGTATTACCAGGCCCTCCTACAGGAGCAAGAAGAACATTATCAAACCAGGGCTACCAGTCTGAAACGCCAAATTGCCCAACTAAAACAAGAATTACAAGAAATGAGTGAGAAGATGAGATCAttgcaagagagaaagaatgtaggGGCTAATGGCATAGGCTATCAAGGCAACAAAGAACAAACACCTAGTGATCTTTTAGAGTTTCTTCATTCCCAAATTGACAAAGCTGAAGTTAGCATAGGAGCCAAATTACCTAGTGAGTATGGAGTCATTCCTTTTGAAAGTTTTACCTTAATGAAAGTATTCCAGTTGGAAATGGGTCTCACTCGCCATCCTGAGGAAAAGCCAGTTAGAAAAGACAAGCGAGATGAATTGGTAGAAGTTATTGAAGCTGGCTTAGAGGTTATTAATAATCCTGATGAAGATGATGAACAGGAAGAGGAGGACAGTCCCCTTGGagagaaaatgatatttaatgaaaatgactTCATAGAAG GTTATTATCGCACCGAGAGAGATAAGGGCACACAGTATGAACTCTTTTTTAAGAAAGCAGACCTTATGGAATATAGACATGTGACCCTCTTCCGCCCTTTTGGACCTCTCATGAAAGTGAAGAGCGAGATGATTGACATTACTAGATCAATTATTAATATCATTGTGCCACTTGCTGAAAGAACTGAAGCCTTTGCGCAGTTTATGCAGAACTTCAG GGATGTGTGTATTCATCAGGACAAGAGAATTCATCTCACAGTGGTGTATTTTGGTAAAGAAGGACTATCTAAAGTCAAGTCTATCCTAGAATCTGTCACAAG TTGTGGCCATTCCCTAAGAGTCCAGATTTGGCCGGCCATTCCTCTCGAACCGTTCAACTAA